The following DNA comes from Chitinophaga nivalis.
AAAGATGTCTGCGGGAATAAGGCAGTATGTCAGTATACACTCACAGTAAACAGCGGACAGCTGGCGGTGAGTATACCGGCAGCGTATACGGTAAGTCCCGGCGGGAATGCCCATACGATTTATCTGGGCTATGGCCCGGGTGTCATCAGGCTGGCCGCGCAGGTAGCCGGTGGCAGGGCGCCTTATACTTTCCGCTGGTCTGCCGGTGGTACAACGGCCGCAGTACGGGTAAGTCCGGCTATACCGGGCGTATATCGTTATGACGTTACCGTTACAGATGCCAATGGTTGTACTGCCAACACTGCGGTGGATGTTACGGTCATGGATATACGTTGTAGTAGCCGTAAGGTGAGGGTATGTCATTATAAAGGCTGCGGCGACAACGGAAAAGAGTTGTGTATTCCTGCCATGGCAGTACCTGCGCACCTGGCAGCAGGCTGTCGATTGGGTAGTTGCAACCGGGGAGATATATCCGGAAAAGAAATGCCGGTATCTGAAAACGAAACCGGATGGGTGGTAACCATCAGTCCCAACCCGGCAACACAGTATTTTACCGTTACGTTGCCCGAAGGTGGAGCGTTGGTAACGGTCCGGGTATATGATATGCAGGGGAAAAGACTGGAAGAAATCAGCAGTGCGGATCGGGTAATCCGGTTTGGAGAGCGGTGTATACCGGGTACCTATATCGTGGAAGTGATACAGGGAAGTAAGAGGAAAACAATGAATGTGATTAAGTTATAGTGATAGCAGGGTATCAGAGCGGGGCTGCCGGTAAGGTAGCCCCGCTTTTTGTTTTTTATAGTCTCAAAAAATTATCATATCTTAATGCAGTTAACCACCCGCCTTTTTATTTTATTGAATGAACAACCATTTCTTTTTTCATTACAATCAAATCTGTTAACCATATGAAACATGTTATCACCAATTTCAAATCTACCTTCTGTATAGCAGCACTTTCAACAGCACTTTTTATCACCGGATGTAAACGCGAAGCAAGCGAAACGACTCCGGCCAAACCTGCAGCAGATGTTACCGCCCTGACAGAATTTTTGAGCAAAACTACCGGCGCTGATAAATCCAACATCAGTTATGATGAGCAGAAACAATTATTTACGGCCAATGGCGACATCCTGATCAACAAAGACGAACTGCAGAAACACTATGACAAACAACCAGCCGGCGGCGTTACGACTGAACATTACCGGGGTACCTATCTGGTGTCCAATTCCATCATTACCGAAGTACGGGTAAATAACCGGGTAAGTAACACGGCCTGGTCCAATGCCGTGGTAACTGCAATTGGTAACTGGAATGCCAGCAATATCAGCAGCGTATCCAAACTGAGATTTGTTTTTGCTTCTACCGGTGCGCATATTACCATTACCGACCTGTCCAATGAACCATCCAACTGGATTGCCCGCGCTTACCTGCCTACTTCCAATGGCAGACCAGGAGCTACCGTAGAAATCAACCGTTATCACGATGGTCTCAGCCAAAGCCAGAAAGTATTCGCACTGACCCATGAACTGGGCCACAACATTGGCTTGCTGCATACCAATCAGAACCAGGGTGTGTTTATTCAGGGTACACCTGCTTCTGATCCTAACTCCGTGATGAACTCTACTGTATTGCCATGGAGCACTTTCACCTCCGGTGACATCACAGCTATCAGAATCCTCTATCCGAGATAATCGGGCATGGACTGATCTGCATCTTTGACCACAAGGCGGGTGGTTTTTTTAACGCAATAAATGGTACATTAGCAGTAGCGTTTAAACGGAAATCATCAGTAGCAATAACCATTATCCTGGCGTATTAACGGAACACCATAAAACAGATACTGACGAACGAACCCCGTCAAAAGGATAGCCCTGACAGCAGTTATTTTCCACCCTCAAAATAGATAATCATATGTCAGTTGTTAACAGATCAAAATGCCCTGTCTTATCCGGTTCCAATCAAAGTGAAGATCCTAACTTCAACGTGCTTACAGCAAATCCGGATCATTTTTTTAAACAATTGCGGCAAGAGGGACCTGTACACCGCGTAGCATTTGAAGATGGTTTCCCGGTTTGGCTGGTGACCCGTTATGATGATGTCATTAAAGTGTTACGGGACCCCCGCTTTACCAAAGTACCGGTAGATCAACGCAAAACCAATCCTGATGCCGGTCAGGAAGAAGAAGCCCCTATTTATAAACTGAGGGAAGATCACATGTTATCAAAAGATGCGCCTGACCATACCCGGCTGCGGACGCTGGTACAAAATGCCTTTACGCCCCGGTTGGTACAGTCGTTGCGCCCCCGTATTCAGCAGATTGCAGACGAACTGCTGGATAAAGTACAACATCGCGGAAAGATAGAATTGGTAGAAGAATTTTCTTATCCGCTTCCCATTAGTGTGATCTCCGAATTATTAGGCCTGCCGGTAAAAGACCGGGAAAAAGTAAAACAATGGTCTGCAGACCTGGTGACCATCCACGTATCAGATGGCAACCGGAATGTGACGGAAATAGCGTCTACTCACTTCGTTGCCTATTTAAAAGAAGCATTTGACTACAGAAGAGCCAATCCCGGCGATGACCTGATCAGCGAAATGCTCCGCCAGCGGGACCAGGGCGACAGCCTGACGGATGAAGAACTGTATGCGATGATATTCCTGCTGCTGATTGCAGGTCATGAAACGACAGCGCATCTGATCAGTAACAGTATATTCACCCTGTTAACAAATCCGGAGCAACTGGAACTGCTGCAACAGGAGCCGCAGTTAATCGGTGCTGCGGTAGAAGAAATGCTTCGTCACAGCGGTCCGGTACTGACATCTTCCATGAGAAGAGCATTGGTGGATGTGGAAGTCGATGGGGTGACCATTCCGGCCGGAGATGGGGTACTGGTCGTGATTGCTTCCGCCAACATGGATGAAAACAAATTCCACGAGCCGGAAACATTCGATATCAGGCGTACCGATAACCGGCATATTACTTTCGGCTATGGGGCACACTTTTGCCTCGGGGCGGCACTGGCGCGAATGGAAGCGGAAATTGCCATCGGTACCCTCCTGGAACGACTCCCTGATCTGCAATTTGATCCGGAGGTGGATGTGCTGGAATGGCGGAGTAATATTCTTATACGCGGTTTGAAAAAACTCCCGCTGATCTTCTGAGTAATGATAAAATAAGATAACCCCCATACGGCATCATATGCGATCGGAATAAGTTCATTTATATTATCAACAGGCTACGGCTCTCTGGCACCAGGTCCTGGTGAAAACCCGCTTCCGGTTAATGGCATTATTATGTGCAGTGTACCGGAAATACAAGCCAGGTTTATATGTTCCGTTTATAAGAATACCCGCAATAGTGAACGTACCTGTTACGTTTATATTAGCTGGTATGGCTACTTGTTTCCATGCCTGTACAATGAGATGAATAACCCAGTTAACGCTAGTATTAACCCTCAAAATGAACAACACTTATGACAGTTAGCAAAATCTCCAAATGTCCGGTGATAGCTGATCTTCGTCCTGAAGATGAACCCTATAGCAAGGTGTTTACGACCAACCCGGCCAACTTTTTTGAACAATTAAGACAACAGGAAAACCTATGCCAGATTACCATGGAAGGAAACTTTCCGGTCTGGTTAATTACAAAATTTGATGATGCCCAACAGGTATTGAAAGATCCCCGTTTTACAAAAGTACCTGCAGACGCCCGGGATCGTACCAGTCCCACGTACGATCCGGAGAACGAAGCGCCGATTTACAGAATGACAGAAGAAAATATGTTGTCGAGGGACGCACCGGAACATTCCCGTTTACGTTCCCTGGTACAAAGTGCTTTTGCACCGCGGTATATTCAGGGATTCCGCGCCCGTATACAGCAGGTCGCCGACGAACTGCTGGACAAAATCCAGGCAAAAGGTACCGGGCAAATGGATTTTGTAGAAGAATATGCCTATCCATTGCCGATTGTTGTACTGGCAGAACTGTTGGGGCTACCGCATCACGACCGGGAAAAATTACGTATCTGGTCGGAAGTGATGATGGAACTGAGAATCACTGATAGTAACCGGCAGGCATTGGAAGATGCTTCCATTGGCCTGAGAAATTATTTGAAAGAAGTATTTGTATTAAGACGGGAGCAACCCGGTGATGATTTGGTGACCGCCCTGCTCGAAGCGAGGAACGGTACAGATAAACTAAGTGAGGAAGAATTGTATGCCATGGTATTCCTGCTGATTGTGGCGGGCCACGAAACCACCGCCCACCTGCTGGGTAACAGCATGTATACCTTACTGGCCAACCCGGACCAACTGGCCATGCTACGCAATGATCCTGCATTGATTGTACCTGCGGTAGATGAAATGTTACGGCATAGCGGACCGGTATTAACCAGTACCATGCGCCGTGCCAGTACGGATATCGTTTGGGGCGGTGTTACGATGAAAGAAGGAGATGGCGTATTGGTGGTGCTCTCTTCCGCCAACATGGATGCCACCAAATTTACAGACCCGCAGGTATTTGATATCAAACGGGAGTATAACAAGCATATCGCCTTTGGCTTTGGCGCGCACTTTTGCATTGGCGCCTCACTGGCCCGGCTGGAAGCGGAAATCGCCATTGCCGCCATGTTGCAACGGTTTCCAGACTTACAATTCGATCCGGCAGTAGATGTATTGGAATGGCGGAATAATATGCTGATACGTGGGCTGAGAAAATTGCCATTGGTTTTTTAGAAGTGGAATGACCTGATGAGCTACCAAAAAACGCCGGGGTTACCGGCGTTTTTTTTGAGAGTGTAATGTGAACTGTGTTATTATTTAAATTAATGTTTCTCAAAATTTGTTATTTTTTTTCAGTAGCTATTCATGTTTAAAACTGAAAAAATCAAAAACGCCTGGTGAAATGCTAAGGTCAGGGCGAAACCTTATGATACCCTGAATAAAATATACTTTTAACTCCCGGCCATTTTTTATGCTAAATGTTGTAGCAAAGGTAATCGCTTTACATTCTATTTGATTCAATGTAGCATTATAATAGTGAACAAGTAAGTCTATTGGTACATCATCGCCGTCCGACAGGTCGATGTCATATTTTTTATCAGGGTTTGGACGCAATAAATCAAAAGTTATGGATTTAACAATTTCTAAGTTTTGAAAATGATGAAACCCATTGCTGTCAACAACTACATGTGTGATTTTATTGTTTTTATTTTCACTAAGCTGCTGAAGAAATGTTCTTATCAAAAAAAACAAAAGAAGTATGACGACTACTACTGTTGAAAATTTTATAAGAAAATTTATCTTATTTGAAGAGAGGGTGGCTATTGTAAAGACACTTATGGCAATAATCGTTATTGTAAACAGCATATACACAACTATTTTCACCATAAAAGTCACGCTCTCTGACTTTTCCGAATATTTGGGTTGAAATTCATTATTATGAATATCCATTGTTATACGTATTAAAAGGTAACGGAAAAGATATGTGCTTATTTCCAAAACTATATTTTACGTTACACCTGTGAAACCTGCATATTTCCTGAACGATGGATAAGCCTAAACCGCTACCAATATGGTCGGAAGATATCCTTAAAGATATTTGAACAATAAAGCGGTATTGAGTGGAAGTGTAACGTGAACTGTGTCATTGTTCAAATTAATGCTTCTCAAAAGTTGTTGTTTTCTTTCAATAGCCGATCACCAAATTTAATATAAAGTTCTTAAAAATCTACTTCCCCGATTGTGGATGGGAATTGCGCATTTTTTGCTGATATTTTTAAAGACTAAATATATCAATTTTAGCGATGTCTGTTCGGTAGAAAATACGCTTTTTGTTTTTGCTGTTTTTTATTTGACGGTGTACACCTGCTAGAGTTAGGGGAGTGAATAATATGCCTGCTGCATTCATTATACTCAAAAAATGCTGATTAATTGAGCCAATTATCCATCTGGGATTTACAGTTTAGCCAGTATTATTTGATCCGTTTTTTATATTGGAAAGGTAGATTTTTTACGAGCGTTAAAAATGGCGCCTTTCCTTCATTATTATCATCTTGTTGGACGTGTGTAGGTGTATGGTGGATTTTGTTACACGGATTACAGCCGGCTAATATGCCCGCTGGATTGCTTACTATACATAGGTATCCGCATAGGGTATTTTAAGGTTAACAAAACGTATCTTAATTTACACATTCCCAAAAGAGATAAAAAGTATATTTTTTATGATTATACACTTGTTATTGGCTGCCCAATGATTTAATAGACTCGCTCCCAAAAAGGATCATCACGAAAACAGACATAACGGACCAAATACGGATGCCATAAAATACGTAGTTGTACGTATACCGTATGCATACACTTTTTTAACCATGTAGGAAGCACTATCGGACCTGGTTGTGACACTTATCGAAAGTGTGGTCGTTTTTATTCCGTTCACGGAAGACTTTTGGTTGTTTCGTTTTTATTTGCTTATTTTACGACGCAAATATTTTTCAGCTATTGATTGGAAAGTATGGCGATATGACGAACTAAAAGGTTGACCCAACGCAACCCGATTATCCTAGACCCTAATAACTAGTTGTTTGTCAGGTTTTAAAAAAAAGAACATCGAAGAACCCGTAAAAAGGAAAAGAAATGCAGCTTACTGACTGCTGCCTCCTTCTTTAAAAAACGATGACCAACGCGTATGAAAAACAAAAGTCAGGTGTTGCGTGAGAAAAGTAGGTATTCTGATAAGAATACAGTTGTAAACCCGGGAGTTTGTTGTATCCGAATGCTATCCGAATTTGCCTTTAACAAGGGAACCTATGTCCGGTATCAGCGATAGATAAGAGTCCGCAGGATTTGGCTGTAGTTTTTATGAATGCTGGATGATTAGTAGATGCTTAAAAACCACTTTGTTATCAGACCAGAAATTTTAATCAGAACATTGTCAACTTAGAAGTATCACGGTTAATAGCCGATCATCATTTTGTTGCCAGGTGAGATAGCCCGGAAAATAGTAAATGTATACTGTTCATCATGTATGACAAAATAAACATGATGAAAGCCGGAAAATCTTTGCCCGAACGGGATGTGTAACGCTGTTTG
Coding sequences within:
- a CDS encoding cytochrome P450 family protein codes for the protein MTVSKISKCPVIADLRPEDEPYSKVFTTNPANFFEQLRQQENLCQITMEGNFPVWLITKFDDAQQVLKDPRFTKVPADARDRTSPTYDPENEAPIYRMTEENMLSRDAPEHSRLRSLVQSAFAPRYIQGFRARIQQVADELLDKIQAKGTGQMDFVEEYAYPLPIVVLAELLGLPHHDREKLRIWSEVMMELRITDSNRQALEDASIGLRNYLKEVFVLRREQPGDDLVTALLEARNGTDKLSEEELYAMVFLLIVAGHETTAHLLGNSMYTLLANPDQLAMLRNDPALIVPAVDEMLRHSGPVLTSTMRRASTDIVWGGVTMKEGDGVLVVLSSANMDATKFTDPQVFDIKREYNKHIAFGFGAHFCIGASLARLEAEIAIAAMLQRFPDLQFDPAVDVLEWRNNMLIRGLRKLPLVF
- a CDS encoding cytochrome P450 family protein, with protein sequence MSVVNRSKCPVLSGSNQSEDPNFNVLTANPDHFFKQLRQEGPVHRVAFEDGFPVWLVTRYDDVIKVLRDPRFTKVPVDQRKTNPDAGQEEEAPIYKLREDHMLSKDAPDHTRLRTLVQNAFTPRLVQSLRPRIQQIADELLDKVQHRGKIELVEEFSYPLPISVISELLGLPVKDREKVKQWSADLVTIHVSDGNRNVTEIASTHFVAYLKEAFDYRRANPGDDLISEMLRQRDQGDSLTDEELYAMIFLLLIAGHETTAHLISNSIFTLLTNPEQLELLQQEPQLIGAAVEEMLRHSGPVLTSSMRRALVDVEVDGVTIPAGDGVLVVIASANMDENKFHEPETFDIRRTDNRHITFGYGAHFCLGAALARMEAEIAIGTLLERLPDLQFDPEVDVLEWRSNILIRGLKKLPLIF
- a CDS encoding zinc-dependent metalloprotease, whose protein sequence is MKHVITNFKSTFCIAALSTALFITGCKREASETTPAKPAADVTALTEFLSKTTGADKSNISYDEQKQLFTANGDILINKDELQKHYDKQPAGGVTTEHYRGTYLVSNSIITEVRVNNRVSNTAWSNAVVTAIGNWNASNISSVSKLRFVFASTGAHITITDLSNEPSNWIARAYLPTSNGRPGATVEINRYHDGLSQSQKVFALTHELGHNIGLLHTNQNQGVFIQGTPASDPNSVMNSTVLPWSTFTSGDITAIRILYPR